One Citricoccus sp. K5 DNA window includes the following coding sequences:
- a CDS encoding NADPH-dependent 2,4-dienoyl-CoA reductase: protein MTLSTQTSPGSPSSLYPHLFRPLEVLGGTLPNRIIMGSMHLGLEDRRADAAKLAAFYAERARGGVGLIVTGGYAPNLTGRLTPFAGTMRSGRDAATHRIITDAVHAEGGRIALQILHAGRYAYHPFSAAPGTSPSPITPFSPRVLSTRAVERTVGAFVRSAGYARQAGYDGVEIMGSEGYLINQFLSPRTNSRTDAWGGSAAGRRRFATETVRRIRDAAGEDFIITFRMSMVDLVPDGQTLEETLDLARELERAGVSLLNTGIGWHEARVPTIVTSVPRAAFADFTARIREAVSVPVAASNRINMPHTAEQILADGRADLVTMARPFLADPDWVLKADAGTPERINSCIGCNQACLDHTFQNKPASCLVNPRAGRETDPAFPPLPDRALLPVTPVSTGHPAPAPHRDSPPAGAVRARTTALRVAVVGAGPAGLAASTQAAARGHEVDLFEASDSIGGQFRLARQIPGKEEFAETLRYYEHRLMETGVNLRLAHRVTATELLDGGYDRILLATGVVPRTVDLPGANRPNVHAYPDVVDGRVHCGPRVAVIGAGGIGFDVSELLTEPHREGREGREYPDSGTQSDGPEPGTLVGAQPLEDWQQQWGVDPEFAGRGGLAQARPEAPARTVHLIQRKTTKMGAGLGKTTGWVHRAALKARGVDFITGAGYVRIDDDGLHLDVDGARRVLAVDDVVVCAGQVSQRELYGTLEAAGADVVLLGGADVAAELDAKRAIEQATRMAAAL, encoded by the coding sequence GTGACCCTCTCCACCCAGACCTCCCCGGGCAGCCCGTCCTCGCTGTACCCGCACCTGTTCCGCCCCCTCGAGGTCCTCGGGGGCACCCTGCCGAACCGGATCATCATGGGCTCCATGCACCTGGGCCTTGAGGACCGGCGTGCGGACGCGGCCAAGCTCGCCGCGTTCTACGCCGAGCGGGCCCGCGGGGGAGTGGGGCTGATCGTCACCGGGGGCTACGCACCCAACCTCACGGGGCGCCTGACGCCCTTCGCAGGGACCATGCGCTCGGGGCGGGACGCCGCCACCCATCGGATCATCACCGACGCGGTGCATGCCGAGGGCGGGCGGATCGCCCTCCAGATCCTGCACGCCGGCCGTTATGCCTACCACCCCTTCTCGGCCGCCCCCGGGACGTCCCCGTCCCCCATCACCCCGTTCTCGCCGCGGGTCCTCTCCACCCGGGCCGTGGAGCGTACCGTCGGGGCCTTTGTCCGGTCGGCCGGGTACGCCCGCCAGGCCGGTTATGACGGCGTCGAGATCATGGGCTCCGAGGGATACCTGATCAATCAGTTCCTCTCACCCCGGACCAACTCCCGCACCGATGCGTGGGGCGGCTCGGCAGCAGGGCGCCGCCGCTTCGCCACGGAGACCGTCCGCCGCATCCGCGACGCCGCCGGGGAGGACTTCATCATCACGTTCCGGATGTCCATGGTGGATCTGGTCCCGGACGGTCAGACTCTCGAGGAGACCCTGGACCTGGCGCGGGAACTCGAGCGGGCTGGCGTGAGCCTGCTGAACACCGGGATCGGCTGGCATGAGGCGCGGGTGCCCACCATCGTCACGTCGGTGCCCCGCGCCGCGTTCGCGGACTTCACGGCCCGCATCCGGGAGGCGGTCTCGGTTCCCGTCGCCGCCTCGAACCGCATCAACATGCCTCACACGGCGGAGCAGATTCTCGCCGATGGCCGGGCTGACCTCGTCACCATGGCCCGGCCGTTCCTCGCCGATCCGGACTGGGTGCTGAAAGCGGATGCCGGGACGCCGGAACGGATCAACTCCTGCATCGGCTGCAACCAGGCCTGCCTGGACCACACGTTCCAGAACAAGCCGGCCTCCTGCCTGGTCAACCCGCGCGCCGGGCGGGAGACCGATCCCGCGTTCCCCCCGCTGCCGGACCGGGCCCTCCTGCCAGTGACCCCGGTGTCCACGGGTCATCCGGCTCCTGCACCGCACCGTGACTCACCCCCCGCAGGCGCCGTCCGCGCCCGGACAACGGCACTGCGCGTGGCCGTCGTCGGCGCCGGGCCGGCCGGGCTGGCCGCCTCCACCCAGGCCGCTGCCCGGGGCCACGAGGTGGACCTGTTCGAAGCCTCGGACAGCATCGGCGGACAGTTCCGCCTCGCCCGGCAGATCCCCGGCAAGGAGGAGTTCGCCGAGACCCTGCGCTATTACGAGCACCGGCTGATGGAGACCGGCGTGAATCTGCGCCTGGCCCACCGAGTCACCGCCACCGAGCTGCTCGACGGTGGGTACGACCGCATCCTGCTGGCCACCGGGGTGGTGCCCCGCACCGTGGACCTCCCCGGCGCGAACCGACCCAACGTGCACGCCTATCCGGATGTGGTGGACGGCCGGGTGCACTGCGGACCGCGCGTGGCGGTGATCGGTGCCGGCGGCATCGGCTTCGACGTGTCCGAACTGCTGACCGAGCCGCACCGCGAGGGCCGCGAGGGCCGGGAGTACCCCGACAGCGGGACGCAGAGCGATGGGCCAGAGCCCGGCACCCTGGTCGGCGCCCAACCGCTCGAGGACTGGCAGCAGCAATGGGGCGTGGACCCAGAGTTCGCCGGACGCGGCGGCCTGGCACAGGCCAGGCCGGAGGCACCGGCCCGGACCGTCCACCTCATCCAGCGCAAGACCACCAAGATGGGAGCGGGTCTCGGTAAGACCACGGGCTGGGTCCACCGCGCCGCCCTGAAGGCACGCGGTGTCGACTTCATCACCGGTGCCGGCTACGTCAGGATCGACGACGACGGCCTCCACCTGGACGTCGACGGCGCCCGCCGCGTTCTGGCGGTGGATGATGTCGTCGTGTGCGCCGGCCAGGTCTCCCAGCGCGAGTTGTACGGGACGCTGGAGGCCGCCGGGGCCGACGTCGTGCTCCTCGGCGGAGCTGATGTGGCCGCGGAACTGGACGCCAAGCGGGCCATTGAGCAGGCGACGCGGATGGCCGCGGCGCTCTGA
- a CDS encoding NfeD family protein: protein MIEWVGDNLWVLWLSLAVVFAVLETMVLDLVFLMLAAGSAAALATALVGGEAWLQIVMFAGVSLLMLAAVRPTALRQLRKGSADQLTNVDSMPGRTVVVLEDTGSTAGLAKIDGETWTARSATGVTIPAGNEAEIDEVDGATLIIHPKAAIDWDSGAAGLPEGT, encoded by the coding sequence GTGATCGAATGGGTGGGTGACAACCTGTGGGTGCTGTGGCTGAGCCTCGCCGTGGTGTTCGCCGTCCTCGAGACCATGGTCCTGGATCTGGTCTTCCTCATGCTGGCCGCGGGCTCTGCCGCCGCGCTGGCCACCGCCCTCGTGGGCGGCGAGGCATGGTTGCAGATCGTGATGTTCGCCGGTGTCTCCCTGCTGATGCTCGCGGCCGTCCGGCCCACGGCGCTGAGGCAACTGAGGAAGGGCTCAGCGGACCAACTGACCAACGTGGACTCGATGCCCGGCCGCACCGTGGTGGTCCTGGAGGACACCGGATCCACCGCCGGCCTGGCGAAGATCGACGGTGAGACCTGGACGGCACGCTCGGCCACGGGCGTGACCATCCCTGCGGGCAACGAAGCGGAGATCGACGAGGTGGACGGCGCCACGCTGATCATCCACCCGAAGGCCGCCATTGACTGGGATTCCGGCGCCGCCGGACTCCCTGAAGGAACCTGA
- a CDS encoding CG0192-related protein yields the protein MATVYQATLVPSKQELLESWLAQQPWSGEGELVRVGAYRYDDPDGEVGVEGHLVHRQGSDQVLHVPMSYRGAPLEGAEPYLIGTVDHSVLGQRWIYDAMADPVATACFQRALDGLQQQAEVHLYEEDGQYIGHEADEVSVTVLGPLADQPGRVQVHRVVSDPETAGSEHLAESRRLWATWPGGSGIIFSLNTDEPA from the coding sequence ATGGCTACCGTCTACCAAGCAACCCTGGTGCCCTCGAAGCAGGAGCTCCTGGAGTCCTGGCTGGCCCAGCAACCCTGGTCCGGTGAGGGCGAGCTGGTCAGGGTCGGCGCCTACCGCTATGACGATCCGGACGGCGAGGTGGGCGTCGAGGGACATCTGGTCCACCGGCAGGGCAGCGACCAGGTTCTGCACGTGCCCATGTCCTACCGAGGAGCCCCGCTCGAGGGCGCGGAACCCTACCTGATCGGCACCGTGGACCATTCCGTGCTCGGACAACGCTGGATCTACGACGCCATGGCGGACCCGGTGGCCACCGCCTGCTTCCAGCGGGCCCTCGACGGACTGCAGCAGCAGGCCGAGGTGCACCTCTACGAGGAGGACGGCCAGTACATCGGCCACGAAGCTGATGAGGTCAGCGTGACCGTGCTGGGCCCTCTGGCGGACCAGCCGGGACGGGTCCAGGTCCACCGGGTGGTCTCCGACCCGGAGACGGCCGGTTCCGAGCATCTCGCCGAATCCCGCCGACTGTGGGCCACCTGGCCCGGCGGCAGCGGTATCATCTTCAGCCTCAACACGGACGAGCCCGCCTGA
- a CDS encoding polyprenol monophosphomannose synthase translates to MRLLTIIPTYNEIESLPRTLDRLRVAVPESDVLVVDDASPDGTGDWADRAAVADPQIHVLHRTQKNGLGGAYIAGFHWGLDQGYDVLVEMDADGSHQPEQLPRLIEAIDRADLVIGSRRVPGGKMVNWPAHRKLISICGSLYPRIMLGLNLTDVTAGYRAYRADTLRAIDLDDVQSKGYGFQVDMTFRTALLGKKIVEVPITFVEREYGESKMSGNIVTEAVASVTQWGLTARWNVLKGKLGL, encoded by the coding sequence ATGCGCCTGCTGACGATCATTCCCACCTACAACGAGATCGAATCGCTGCCCCGCACGCTCGACCGACTGCGTGTCGCCGTGCCGGAATCCGACGTGCTCGTGGTGGACGATGCCTCACCGGACGGGACCGGTGACTGGGCCGACCGCGCCGCCGTGGCCGATCCGCAGATCCACGTGCTCCACCGCACCCAGAAGAACGGCCTGGGCGGAGCCTATATCGCCGGCTTCCACTGGGGCCTGGACCAGGGATACGACGTCCTGGTCGAGATGGACGCGGATGGCTCGCATCAGCCTGAGCAGCTGCCCCGCCTGATCGAGGCCATCGACCGCGCCGACTTGGTGATCGGCTCACGCCGGGTACCGGGGGGCAAGATGGTCAACTGGCCTGCTCACCGCAAGCTGATCTCGATCTGCGGATCCCTGTACCCCCGGATCATGCTGGGACTGAACCTGACCGACGTCACCGCGGGCTACCGGGCCTACCGTGCGGACACCCTGCGGGCCATCGACCTGGACGACGTACAGTCCAAGGGCTACGGTTTCCAGGTGGACATGACCTTCCGCACGGCTCTGCTGGGCAAGAAGATCGTCGAAGTGCCGATCACCTTCGTGGAGCGTGAGTACGGCGAGTCCAAGATGAGCGGAAACATCGTCACCGAGGCCGTCGCGTCAGTGACCCAATGGGGACTGACGGCCCGCTGGAACGTCCTGAAGGGCAAGCTCGGCCTCTGA
- a CDS encoding RNA helicase, with the protein MAPSADNTTGQPSPAERYAAAKRRAADARTELGRFTTTLGFELDPFQAEACRELEAGNGVLVAAPTGAGKTVVGEFAIHLALTHGQKAFYTTPIKALSNQKFQELVATYGAERVGLLTGDTAINSEAEVVVMTTEVLRNMLYADSDTLTNLAYVVMDEVHYLADRFRGAVWEEVIIHLPEHVQLVSLSATVSNAEEFGAWLDTVRGSTSVVVSEHRPVPLWQYVMAGNQLYDLFATEVAFDEVAPVSDDPASDAQPAPEPKDTSGGRLVLNPELARLAEDQRRREERSDWGRPGRSTYRGGRGGPRGRGGGKTGGGRSGGRDGGGSGRQPRDRRRSGPAPYGRDERTATARYDGGTAGSTQASSGGGRQGEPQRHSGQLRISRPGMVRVLEREGLLPCITFIFSRAGCDGAVEQCLAVGLDLTTPGEKQQIQAMVDEAGQSLPAEDLDVLGFWGWRDGLSRGFAAHHAGMLPPFKEVVEKLFGLGLVKVVFATETLALGVNMPARTVVLEKLEKYNGEAHVNITAGEYTQLTGRAGRRGIDVEGHGVVLWRPGLDPAAVAGLASRRTYPLNSSFRPTYNMSVNLIAQFGLERSRAILESSFAQFQADRSVVGLAREVRTREQSLDGYEQSMTCHLGDFTEYARLRKELSEAEKDTSKGRNRARQRAVKDSLANLLPGDIIEVPGTRRLGTAVVVFPAGNPANPRVGIITQEAQLRRIGTDDVTEPVDPVGGARLPQNIQVKTPTQRKDIAAAMRTALREHRPAPGQRTAAGFRFQDDGSTGRVEDLRRQLERHPCHGCKDREDHARWAERWWKLRREIDQLSSRIQGRTNTIAKAFDRLVGLLTTYGYVAVGDGTRTVPGAVAGTEDSPGVTAAGQTLRRIYGERDLLTSLVLEDGLADGLDPEELAGLAALLVFQAKGAENVGIPQMPTPALQHVLEGTAEHWYELQLAERGAQLEPTAEPDPGLVWPIHRWARGRNLRDTLKGTDLAAGDFVRWARQVIDLLDQLAKVPGRPGFAGQCRRATDLVRRGVVAYSGVDSLEG; encoded by the coding sequence ATGGCACCTTCCGCGGACAACACCACCGGCCAGCCGAGTCCCGCGGAGCGCTACGCGGCCGCCAAGCGCCGGGCCGCAGACGCGCGGACCGAACTGGGTCGGTTCACCACCACCCTGGGCTTCGAGTTGGACCCGTTCCAGGCCGAGGCCTGCCGTGAACTCGAGGCCGGCAACGGCGTCCTGGTGGCTGCCCCGACCGGCGCCGGCAAGACGGTGGTCGGCGAGTTCGCCATCCACCTCGCCCTGACCCACGGCCAGAAGGCCTTCTACACCACCCCGATCAAGGCCCTGAGCAACCAGAAGTTCCAGGAGCTCGTCGCCACCTACGGGGCCGAACGGGTGGGCCTGCTGACGGGGGACACCGCCATCAACTCCGAGGCCGAGGTGGTGGTGATGACCACCGAGGTGCTGCGGAACATGCTCTACGCCGATTCCGACACGCTGACGAACCTGGCCTATGTGGTGATGGACGAGGTCCACTACCTGGCCGACCGCTTCCGCGGGGCCGTCTGGGAAGAGGTCATCATCCACCTCCCGGAGCACGTGCAGCTCGTGTCCCTGTCCGCGACCGTCTCCAATGCGGAGGAGTTCGGCGCCTGGCTGGACACGGTGCGCGGCTCCACCTCGGTGGTGGTCTCCGAGCACCGCCCCGTCCCGCTGTGGCAGTACGTCATGGCCGGCAACCAGCTCTACGACCTCTTCGCCACCGAGGTGGCCTTCGACGAGGTCGCCCCTGTCAGCGACGACCCGGCCTCGGATGCGCAGCCCGCCCCGGAGCCCAAGGACACCTCCGGGGGCCGCCTGGTGCTCAATCCCGAGCTGGCCCGCCTGGCCGAGGACCAGCGGCGCCGCGAGGAACGCAGTGACTGGGGGCGTCCTGGCCGCAGCACCTACCGTGGCGGACGCGGCGGCCCCCGGGGCCGCGGCGGCGGCAAGACCGGCGGGGGCAGGAGCGGCGGCCGGGACGGCGGCGGTTCCGGCCGCCAGCCGCGGGACCGCCGGCGGTCCGGCCCGGCCCCCTACGGCCGGGACGAGCGCACCGCCACCGCCCGGTACGACGGCGGCACGGCCGGCTCCACGCAGGCCTCCTCGGGCGGTGGGCGGCAGGGGGAGCCCCAACGCCATTCCGGGCAGCTGCGCATCTCCCGCCCCGGGATGGTCCGGGTGCTCGAACGGGAGGGACTGCTGCCCTGCATCACGTTCATCTTCTCCCGCGCGGGGTGTGACGGCGCCGTGGAGCAGTGCCTGGCCGTCGGGCTGGACCTGACGACGCCGGGGGAGAAGCAGCAGATCCAGGCGATGGTGGACGAGGCCGGTCAGTCCCTGCCGGCCGAGGACCTGGATGTCCTGGGCTTCTGGGGCTGGCGTGACGGGTTGTCCCGGGGGTTCGCGGCCCACCACGCCGGCATGCTCCCGCCCTTCAAGGAAGTGGTGGAGAAGCTGTTCGGCCTCGGGCTCGTCAAGGTCGTCTTCGCCACGGAGACCCTCGCGCTGGGCGTCAACATGCCCGCCCGGACCGTGGTGCTGGAGAAGCTCGAGAAGTACAACGGTGAGGCGCACGTGAACATCACGGCGGGGGAGTACACCCAGTTGACGGGGCGTGCCGGGCGCCGCGGCATCGACGTGGAGGGCCATGGGGTGGTCCTCTGGCGTCCGGGACTGGACCCGGCTGCCGTGGCGGGGCTGGCCTCCCGGCGTACCTACCCGCTGAACTCCTCCTTCCGCCCCACGTACAACATGTCCGTCAACCTCATCGCCCAGTTCGGCCTCGAGCGCTCCCGGGCGATCCTGGAGTCCTCCTTCGCCCAGTTCCAGGCGGACCGCTCGGTGGTCGGGCTGGCCCGGGAGGTCCGGACCCGGGAACAGTCCCTGGACGGCTATGAACAGTCCATGACCTGCCACCTCGGCGATTTCACGGAGTACGCCCGATTGCGCAAGGAGCTCTCGGAGGCGGAGAAGGACACGTCGAAGGGCCGTAACCGGGCCCGCCAACGGGCCGTCAAGGACTCCCTGGCCAATCTGCTGCCCGGGGACATCATCGAGGTGCCGGGAACGCGCCGTCTGGGCACCGCCGTCGTCGTGTTCCCCGCGGGAAACCCGGCCAACCCCCGGGTGGGCATCATCACGCAGGAGGCGCAATTGCGGCGGATCGGCACGGACGATGTGACGGAGCCCGTGGACCCGGTCGGCGGGGCGCGATTGCCGCAGAACATCCAGGTCAAGACCCCCACGCAGCGCAAGGACATCGCAGCCGCCATGCGCACGGCCCTGCGCGAGCACCGTCCGGCGCCGGGCCAGCGCACCGCGGCCGGGTTCAGGTTCCAGGACGATGGCAGCACCGGCCGCGTCGAGGACCTGCGGCGCCAGCTCGAGCGCCACCCCTGCCACGGCTGCAAGGACCGCGAGGACCACGCCCGTTGGGCCGAACGCTGGTGGAAGCTGCGCCGCGAGATCGACCAGCTGTCCTCCCGGATCCAGGGCCGGACCAACACCATCGCCAAGGCGTTCGACCGGCTCGTGGGCCTGCTGACCACCTACGGCTACGTGGCAGTCGGGGACGGCACCCGGACCGTGCCCGGAGCCGTGGCCGGCACCGAAGACTCACCGGGCGTCACCGCCGCCGGGCAGACCCTGCGGCGCATCTACGGTGAACGGGACCTGCTGACCTCACTGGTGCTGGAGGACGGGCTGGCGGACGGGCTCGACCCGGAGGAGTTGGCCGGCCTCGCCGCCCTGCTGGTGTTCCAGGCCAAGGGGGCCGAGAACGTCGGGATCCCGCAGATGCCCACCCCCGCCCTCCAGCACGTGCTGGAGGGCACCGCCGAGCACTGGTACGAGTTGCAGCTGGCCGAACGCGGGGCCCAACTCGAGCCGACCGCGGAGCCGGATCCCGGACTGGTGTGGCCCATCCATCGCTGGGCCCGTGGCCGGAACCTGAGGGACACGCTGAAGGGCACCGACCTCGCGGCAGGCGACTTCGTCCGGTGGGCCCGCCAGGTGATCGACCTGCTGGACCAGTTGGCCAAGGTGCCCGGCCGCCCCGGGTTCGCCGGCCAGTGCCGACGTGCTACGGATCTCGTCCGTCGCGGCGTCGTGGCCTACTCGGGTGTGGATAGTCTGGAGGGATGA
- a CDS encoding SPFH domain-containing protein encodes MEVLIVLIVVAVLVAIILIRAVRIVPQARTGIVERLGKYQATKGAGLTLMIPFIDRMRPLIDMREQVVSFPPQPVITEDNLVVSIDTVVYFQVNDAKAATYEINNYIHAVEQLTTTTLRNVVGGMNLEQALTSRDSINNQLRGVLDEATGKWGLRVSRVELKAIDPPLSIQDSMEKQMRAERDRRAAILTAEGTKQAEILTAEGQRQSAILEAEGDAQSRILRANAEAEAIHVVFEAIHEGRPDPDLLAYKYLETLPKIAEGDANTMWVIPAELTDALGRLGDAFGGSGAASGVGASDLLSRTSGSGTADGSDEAGDADRPGEVTAGARRRHREPRPTTAAELNESSQSVAKIVDTPLEEALAPPAILEDEHSETAERALRAKSDPADLPSRPARTPGQDTGQEPDPGQGGNPA; translated from the coding sequence GTGGAAGTCCTCATCGTGCTCATAGTCGTCGCGGTCCTCGTGGCCATCATCCTGATCCGAGCGGTGCGCATCGTGCCCCAGGCGCGGACCGGCATCGTGGAACGCCTGGGCAAGTACCAGGCAACCAAGGGCGCCGGCCTGACGCTGATGATTCCCTTCATCGACCGCATGCGTCCCCTCATCGACATGCGTGAACAGGTGGTGTCCTTCCCGCCGCAACCGGTGATCACGGAGGACAACCTCGTGGTGTCCATCGACACCGTGGTGTATTTCCAGGTCAACGACGCCAAGGCCGCTACCTACGAGATCAACAACTACATCCATGCCGTGGAGCAGTTGACCACCACCACGTTGCGCAACGTGGTGGGCGGCATGAATCTGGAACAGGCCCTCACCAGCCGTGACTCGATCAACAACCAGCTGCGCGGGGTGCTGGATGAGGCCACCGGAAAGTGGGGCCTGCGCGTCTCCCGAGTGGAGCTCAAGGCGATCGACCCGCCCCTGTCCATCCAGGACTCCATGGAGAAGCAGATGCGGGCTGAGCGGGACCGCCGTGCCGCCATCCTGACCGCCGAGGGCACCAAGCAGGCCGAGATCCTCACCGCCGAGGGGCAGCGCCAGTCCGCCATCCTCGAGGCGGAGGGCGACGCCCAGTCCCGCATCCTGCGGGCCAACGCGGAGGCCGAGGCGATCCACGTGGTCTTCGAGGCCATCCACGAGGGCCGTCCGGACCCGGACCTGCTGGCCTACAAGTACCTGGAGACCCTGCCGAAGATCGCCGAGGGCGACGCCAACACGATGTGGGTCATCCCGGCCGAGCTCACCGATGCTCTCGGCCGCCTGGGTGACGCCTTCGGCGGCTCCGGCGCCGCCAGCGGCGTGGGGGCCTCCGATCTGTTGTCCCGGACCTCAGGGTCCGGCACCGCCGACGGCTCGGACGAGGCGGGCGACGCTGATCGCCCGGGTGAGGTGACCGCCGGTGCCCGGCGCCGGCATCGTGAACCCCGTCCGACCACGGCCGCGGAGTTGAACGAGTCGAGCCAGAGTGTGGCCAAGATCGTTGACACCCCGCTGGAGGAGGCGCTGGCACCGCCGGCCATCCTGGAGGATGAGCACTCGGAGACGGCGGAACGTGCGCTCCGGGCAAAGTCCGATCCTGCCGACCTTCCCTCCCGGCCGGCGCGGACCCCGGGGCAGGACACCGGACAGGAACCGGATCCGGGCCAGGGCGGCAACCCGGCCTGA
- a CDS encoding S9 family peptidase, which produces MRPDQLDLLTTVDAPTLTPDGGRLVIGTARPDFTTDGYTGQLWVMPTDGSAPARRLTQGYRDCGAQLSPDGTTVAFLRSPVPDSDSTASSSPQLALIPLDGGEGQTVTDRRLGVTGFAWSPDSRWITFSSPEPEPGRYGTVAGVGPGQEDPRLVTGPDHRLNGEGYTADKRPRLFEIEVPDAAGELVFAARGRMAEPESSQAVSPALPTARPLTGGERAATDPVYAADSRHVFFATTPEAGFGQSLRTAVAVVEARRDAAGTPRPPGSGPSADPDAGPVRLVAGGTEVRVGFGSPCISRNGEWLYLLGQDLGESGLEFVASNAAVYALPAAGAVREAITGWDRPVASLQPRLLTDPAATGFAGPLRPSGQDQVLALGASRGRTVLVRVSHQGHPEVVVDRQGEVTGACEAGGTLAVTSTSAASPGAVAIQHRDGGLQELFDPNAAWRADLPPAAGLEREYGGPGDPRGHRPDQPAVHGWVFLPDGPGPHPVILNIHGGPYAQYTWSWFDETQVLVAAGYAVVMCNPRGSDGYGAAHGAAVQGRMGTVDHQDIIAFLDGALEEFGPQGSGQLDARRIGIQGGSYGGYMTAWITAHDQRFTAAIVERGYLDPVSALGSSDIGWFFSEQYMGSDPERLRQQSPLHHVDRVRTPTLVIHSEEDLRCPIEHAQRYYRALWAQGVEAELLIFPGEDHELSRSGTPWHRRVRFEHLLRWWDRHLAAQVTEE; this is translated from the coding sequence ATGCGACCTGATCAACTGGATCTCCTCACCACCGTGGATGCGCCGACGCTGACCCCGGACGGCGGCCGGCTCGTGATCGGCACGGCCCGCCCGGACTTCACGACGGACGGCTACACCGGCCAGTTGTGGGTCATGCCCACGGACGGTTCCGCCCCGGCGCGGCGCCTCACCCAGGGCTACCGGGACTGTGGAGCGCAGCTGTCCCCGGACGGCACCACCGTGGCGTTCCTGCGATCTCCGGTGCCCGATTCTGACTCCACAGCGTCATCCTCTCCACAATTGGCCCTGATCCCGCTGGACGGGGGCGAGGGCCAGACCGTCACCGATCGTCGGTTAGGCGTCACGGGGTTCGCATGGTCTCCGGACTCCCGCTGGATCACGTTCTCCTCTCCCGAACCGGAACCGGGCCGCTATGGGACCGTGGCCGGCGTCGGGCCAGGGCAGGAGGATCCGCGTCTGGTGACGGGCCCGGATCACCGGTTGAACGGGGAGGGGTACACGGCGGACAAGCGTCCCCGACTGTTCGAGATCGAGGTGCCCGATGCAGCTGGCGAGCTGGTCTTCGCAGCCCGGGGCCGGATGGCAGAGCCTGAAAGCTCTCAGGCCGTCTCGCCGGCGTTGCCCACTGCGCGTCCGCTGACCGGGGGAGAGCGGGCCGCCACTGACCCCGTCTATGCCGCGGACAGTCGCCACGTGTTCTTCGCGACCACCCCGGAGGCCGGATTCGGACAGAGCCTACGCACCGCCGTCGCCGTGGTGGAGGCGCGCCGCGATGCTGCCGGAACACCGCGACCGCCGGGCTCCGGGCCTTCGGCAGATCCCGACGCCGGCCCCGTGCGCCTCGTGGCCGGCGGCACCGAGGTGCGCGTCGGGTTCGGGTCCCCGTGCATCTCCCGGAACGGGGAGTGGCTGTATCTGCTGGGCCAGGACCTGGGGGAGTCCGGTCTGGAGTTCGTGGCGTCCAACGCTGCCGTGTATGCCCTGCCGGCGGCCGGCGCCGTACGGGAGGCCATCACCGGATGGGACCGCCCCGTGGCCAGCCTGCAACCGCGGTTGTTGACGGATCCCGCGGCCACGGGCTTCGCCGGCCCCTTGCGGCCCTCAGGCCAGGACCAGGTGCTGGCATTGGGGGCGAGCCGCGGCAGGACAGTGCTGGTACGGGTGTCCCACCAAGGCCACCCCGAGGTGGTCGTGGACCGGCAGGGTGAGGTGACGGGCGCCTGCGAGGCGGGCGGCACGCTCGCCGTCACCTCCACGAGTGCGGCCTCTCCGGGCGCGGTGGCCATCCAGCACCGGGACGGCGGCCTCCAGGAGCTCTTCGACCCGAACGCCGCCTGGCGTGCAGACCTCCCACCGGCCGCCGGACTGGAGCGCGAGTACGGCGGGCCGGGTGATCCTCGTGGTCACCGTCCGGACCAGCCTGCCGTCCACGGCTGGGTCTTCCTGCCAGACGGTCCGGGGCCCCACCCGGTCATCCTCAACATCCACGGCGGACCGTACGCCCAGTACACCTGGTCCTGGTTCGACGAGACCCAGGTGCTCGTGGCCGCTGGATATGCCGTGGTGATGTGCAATCCCCGCGGATCCGACGGCTACGGCGCCGCCCACGGGGCCGCCGTCCAGGGGCGCATGGGGACGGTCGACCACCAGGACATCATTGCCTTCCTGGACGGGGCGCTCGAGGAGTTCGGGCCTCAGGGCAGCGGCCAGCTGGACGCCCGCCGGATCGGCATTCAAGGCGGGTCCTATGGCGGATACATGACCGCCTGGATCACCGCCCATGACCAGCGGTTCACCGCTGCCATCGTGGAACGTGGCTACCTGGACCCCGTTTCGGCGCTGGGTTCCAGCGACATCGGCTGGTTCTTCAGCGAGCAGTACATGGGCTCGGATCCCGAACGCCTGCGGCAGCAGAGTCCCCTGCACCACGTCGATCGAGTCCGCACACCCACCCTGGTGATCCACTCGGAGGAGGACCTGCGCTGCCCGATCGAGCATGCGCAGCGCTACTACCGGGCCCTCTGGGCCCAGGGAGTGGAGGCGGAACTGCTGATCTTCCCGGGGGAGGACCACGAGCTGTCCCGGTCCGGCACCCCCTGGCACCGGCGGGTGCGCTTCGAGCATCTTCTCCGCTGGTGGGACCGGCATCTCGCCGCACAAGTTACTGAGGAGTAG
- a CDS encoding RNA polymerase-binding protein RbpA: MSDRSLRGMRLGAQSMESEAGVEPAPRQRVEYRCEDGEKVLVTFATDADIPPTWTSKTGKVAFLVNGDKPDESDAKPVRTHWDMLLERRSIDELEDTLKGQLDKLRERRGEKVS, from the coding sequence ATGAGCGACCGTAGCCTGCGCGGCATGCGCCTTGGTGCCCAGTCCATGGAGTCCGAGGCCGGAGTCGAGCCCGCACCGCGCCAGCGGGTCGAGTACCGCTGTGAGGACGGGGAGAAGGTGCTCGTGACCTTCGCCACCGACGCGGATATTCCGCCGACGTGGACCTCGAAGACCGGCAAGGTGGCCTTCCTCGTCAACGGTGACAAGCCGGACGAGTCCGATGCCAAGCCCGTGCGCACCCACTGGGACATGCTGCTCGAGCGCCGCAGCATCGACGAGCTGGAGGACACCCTCAAGGGACAACTGGACAAGCTGCGCGAACGCCGCGGCGAGAAGGTCTCCTGA